The following are from one region of the Chiloscyllium punctatum isolate Juve2018m chromosome 24, sChiPun1.3, whole genome shotgun sequence genome:
- the mbd3a gene encoding methyl-CpG-binding domain protein 3a isoform X5, which yields MERKRFECSALPSGWKREEVTRKSGLSAGKSDVYYYSPSGKKFRSKPQLARYLGNSMDLSSFDFRTGKMLISKLNKNRQRLRFDSANQGKPDLNTSLPVRQTASIFKQPVTKVTNHPNNKVKMDPQKAVEQPRQLFWEKKLTGLNAFDIAEEIIKTMDLPKGLQGVGPGCTDETLLSAIASALHTSSNPITGQVSAAVEKNPGVWLNTSQPLCKAFMVTDEDIRKQEELVQQVRKKLEEALMADMLAHAEESGKESDIAQDKEEDV from the exons ATGGAAAGGAAGCGTTTCGAGTGCTCGGCGCTCCCCTCCGGCTGGAAAAGGGAAGAAGTGACTCGAAAGTCGGGCCTGTCGGCGGGGAAGAGCGACGTCTATTATTATAG CCCAAGTGGAAAGAAGTTCAGAAGCAAGCCACAGCTTGCACGTTACCTGGGAAATTCAATGGATCTGAGCAGTTTCGATTTCCGAACAGGAAAAATGTTGATCAGCAAACTGAACAAGAACAGACAGAGACTGCGCTTCGACTCTGCCAACCAG GGCAAACCAGATCTGAACACTTCACTACCTGTTAGACAGACAGCTTCAATCTTCAAACAACCAGTTACCAAAGTGACCAACCACCCCAACAATAAAGTAAAAATGGATCCACAGAAAGCTGTAGAACAGCCACGGCAG TTATTCTGGGAGAAGAAGCTGACTGGATTGAATGCATTTGACATTGCTGAAGAAATCATAAAGACTATGGATCTACCTAAAGGTCTACAAG GTGTGGGGCCAGGATGCACAGATGAAACTTTGTTGTCTGCTATAGCAAGTGCTCTACATACTAGTTCCAATCCTATTACTGGACAGGTCTCTGCAGCAGTAGAAAAAAATCCCGGTGTGTGGCTGAATACTTCGCAACCTCTCTGCAAAGCTTTCATGGTCACTGATGAGGACATTAG GAAGCAAGAAGAACTTGTACAACAAGTGCGGAAGAAGTTGGAGGAGGCACTGATGGCTGATATGCTAGCACATGCTGAAGAATCTGGAAAGGAGTCAGATATAGCACAAGACAAGGAAGAGGATGTATAG
- the mbd3a gene encoding methyl-CpG-binding domain protein 3a isoform X1: MERKRFECSALPSGWKREEVTRKSGLSAGKSDVYYYRLPVHHAPFPGQEERQVICYQASANVALELSTRSPSGKKFRSKPQLARYLGNSMDLSSFDFRTGKMLISKLNKNRQRLRFDSANQVKGKPDLNTSLPVRQTASIFKQPVTKVTNHPNNKVKMDPQKAVEQPRQLFWEKKLTGLNAFDIAEEIIKTMDLPKGLQGVGPGCTDETLLSAIASALHTSSNPITGQVSAAVEKNPGVWLNTSQPLCKAFMVTDEDIRKQEELVQQVRKKLEEALMADMLAHAEESGKESDIAQDKEEDV; this comes from the exons ATGGAAAGGAAGCGTTTCGAGTGCTCGGCGCTCCCCTCCGGCTGGAAAAGGGAAGAAGTGACTCGAAAGTCGGGCCTGTCGGCGGGGAAGAGCGACGTCTATTATTATAG GTTGCCTGTCCATCACGCACCATTCCCTGGCcaagaagagaggcaggtgatcTGCTACCAGGCCTCTGCCAATGTAGCTCTTGAGCTGTCCACTAGGAG CCCAAGTGGAAAGAAGTTCAGAAGCAAGCCACAGCTTGCACGTTACCTGGGAAATTCAATGGATCTGAGCAGTTTCGATTTCCGAACAGGAAAAATGTTGATCAGCAAACTGAACAAGAACAGACAGAGACTGCGCTTCGACTCTGCCAACCAGGTCAAG GGCAAACCAGATCTGAACACTTCACTACCTGTTAGACAGACAGCTTCAATCTTCAAACAACCAGTTACCAAAGTGACCAACCACCCCAACAATAAAGTAAAAATGGATCCACAGAAAGCTGTAGAACAGCCACGGCAG TTATTCTGGGAGAAGAAGCTGACTGGATTGAATGCATTTGACATTGCTGAAGAAATCATAAAGACTATGGATCTACCTAAAGGTCTACAAG GTGTGGGGCCAGGATGCACAGATGAAACTTTGTTGTCTGCTATAGCAAGTGCTCTACATACTAGTTCCAATCCTATTACTGGACAGGTCTCTGCAGCAGTAGAAAAAAATCCCGGTGTGTGGCTGAATACTTCGCAACCTCTCTGCAAAGCTTTCATGGTCACTGATGAGGACATTAG GAAGCAAGAAGAACTTGTACAACAAGTGCGGAAGAAGTTGGAGGAGGCACTGATGGCTGATATGCTAGCACATGCTGAAGAATCTGGAAAGGAGTCAGATATAGCACAAGACAAGGAAGAGGATGTATAG
- the mbd3a gene encoding methyl-CpG-binding domain protein 3a isoform X2 produces the protein MERKRFECSALPSGWKREEVTRKSGLSAGKSDVYYYRLPVHHAPFPGQEERQVICYQASANVALELSTRSPSGKKFRSKPQLARYLGNSMDLSSFDFRTGKMLISKLNKNRQRLRFDSANQGKPDLNTSLPVRQTASIFKQPVTKVTNHPNNKVKMDPQKAVEQPRQLFWEKKLTGLNAFDIAEEIIKTMDLPKGLQGVGPGCTDETLLSAIASALHTSSNPITGQVSAAVEKNPGVWLNTSQPLCKAFMVTDEDIRKQEELVQQVRKKLEEALMADMLAHAEESGKESDIAQDKEEDV, from the exons ATGGAAAGGAAGCGTTTCGAGTGCTCGGCGCTCCCCTCCGGCTGGAAAAGGGAAGAAGTGACTCGAAAGTCGGGCCTGTCGGCGGGGAAGAGCGACGTCTATTATTATAG GTTGCCTGTCCATCACGCACCATTCCCTGGCcaagaagagaggcaggtgatcTGCTACCAGGCCTCTGCCAATGTAGCTCTTGAGCTGTCCACTAGGAG CCCAAGTGGAAAGAAGTTCAGAAGCAAGCCACAGCTTGCACGTTACCTGGGAAATTCAATGGATCTGAGCAGTTTCGATTTCCGAACAGGAAAAATGTTGATCAGCAAACTGAACAAGAACAGACAGAGACTGCGCTTCGACTCTGCCAACCAG GGCAAACCAGATCTGAACACTTCACTACCTGTTAGACAGACAGCTTCAATCTTCAAACAACCAGTTACCAAAGTGACCAACCACCCCAACAATAAAGTAAAAATGGATCCACAGAAAGCTGTAGAACAGCCACGGCAG TTATTCTGGGAGAAGAAGCTGACTGGATTGAATGCATTTGACATTGCTGAAGAAATCATAAAGACTATGGATCTACCTAAAGGTCTACAAG GTGTGGGGCCAGGATGCACAGATGAAACTTTGTTGTCTGCTATAGCAAGTGCTCTACATACTAGTTCCAATCCTATTACTGGACAGGTCTCTGCAGCAGTAGAAAAAAATCCCGGTGTGTGGCTGAATACTTCGCAACCTCTCTGCAAAGCTTTCATGGTCACTGATGAGGACATTAG GAAGCAAGAAGAACTTGTACAACAAGTGCGGAAGAAGTTGGAGGAGGCACTGATGGCTGATATGCTAGCACATGCTGAAGAATCTGGAAAGGAGTCAGATATAGCACAAGACAAGGAAGAGGATGTATAG
- the mbd3a gene encoding methyl-CpG-binding domain protein 3a isoform X3 has product MEPVADFSQLGFCRSTGGEYFGWVATLEVLPVHHAPFPGQEERQVICYQASANVALELSTRSPSGKKFRSKPQLARYLGNSMDLSSFDFRTGKMLISKLNKNRQRLRFDSANQVKGKPDLNTSLPVRQTASIFKQPVTKVTNHPNNKVKMDPQKAVEQPRQLFWEKKLTGLNAFDIAEEIIKTMDLPKGLQGVGPGCTDETLLSAIASALHTSSNPITGQVSAAVEKNPGVWLNTSQPLCKAFMVTDEDIRKQEELVQQVRKKLEEALMADMLAHAEESGKESDIAQDKEEDV; this is encoded by the exons ATGGAGCCAGT AGCAGATTTTTCGCAACTAGGATTCTGCAGATCCACAGGCGGTGAATACTTTGGCTGGGTGGCCACTCTTGAAGT GTTGCCTGTCCATCACGCACCATTCCCTGGCcaagaagagaggcaggtgatcTGCTACCAGGCCTCTGCCAATGTAGCTCTTGAGCTGTCCACTAGGAG CCCAAGTGGAAAGAAGTTCAGAAGCAAGCCACAGCTTGCACGTTACCTGGGAAATTCAATGGATCTGAGCAGTTTCGATTTCCGAACAGGAAAAATGTTGATCAGCAAACTGAACAAGAACAGACAGAGACTGCGCTTCGACTCTGCCAACCAGGTCAAG GGCAAACCAGATCTGAACACTTCACTACCTGTTAGACAGACAGCTTCAATCTTCAAACAACCAGTTACCAAAGTGACCAACCACCCCAACAATAAAGTAAAAATGGATCCACAGAAAGCTGTAGAACAGCCACGGCAG TTATTCTGGGAGAAGAAGCTGACTGGATTGAATGCATTTGACATTGCTGAAGAAATCATAAAGACTATGGATCTACCTAAAGGTCTACAAG GTGTGGGGCCAGGATGCACAGATGAAACTTTGTTGTCTGCTATAGCAAGTGCTCTACATACTAGTTCCAATCCTATTACTGGACAGGTCTCTGCAGCAGTAGAAAAAAATCCCGGTGTGTGGCTGAATACTTCGCAACCTCTCTGCAAAGCTTTCATGGTCACTGATGAGGACATTAG GAAGCAAGAAGAACTTGTACAACAAGTGCGGAAGAAGTTGGAGGAGGCACTGATGGCTGATATGCTAGCACATGCTGAAGAATCTGGAAAGGAGTCAGATATAGCACAAGACAAGGAAGAGGATGTATAG
- the mbd3a gene encoding methyl-CpG-binding domain protein 3a isoform X4, translating to MERKRFECSALPSGWKREEVTRKSGLSAGKSDVYYYSPSGKKFRSKPQLARYLGNSMDLSSFDFRTGKMLISKLNKNRQRLRFDSANQVKGKPDLNTSLPVRQTASIFKQPVTKVTNHPNNKVKMDPQKAVEQPRQLFWEKKLTGLNAFDIAEEIIKTMDLPKGLQGVGPGCTDETLLSAIASALHTSSNPITGQVSAAVEKNPGVWLNTSQPLCKAFMVTDEDIRKQEELVQQVRKKLEEALMADMLAHAEESGKESDIAQDKEEDV from the exons ATGGAAAGGAAGCGTTTCGAGTGCTCGGCGCTCCCCTCCGGCTGGAAAAGGGAAGAAGTGACTCGAAAGTCGGGCCTGTCGGCGGGGAAGAGCGACGTCTATTATTATAG CCCAAGTGGAAAGAAGTTCAGAAGCAAGCCACAGCTTGCACGTTACCTGGGAAATTCAATGGATCTGAGCAGTTTCGATTTCCGAACAGGAAAAATGTTGATCAGCAAACTGAACAAGAACAGACAGAGACTGCGCTTCGACTCTGCCAACCAGGTCAAG GGCAAACCAGATCTGAACACTTCACTACCTGTTAGACAGACAGCTTCAATCTTCAAACAACCAGTTACCAAAGTGACCAACCACCCCAACAATAAAGTAAAAATGGATCCACAGAAAGCTGTAGAACAGCCACGGCAG TTATTCTGGGAGAAGAAGCTGACTGGATTGAATGCATTTGACATTGCTGAAGAAATCATAAAGACTATGGATCTACCTAAAGGTCTACAAG GTGTGGGGCCAGGATGCACAGATGAAACTTTGTTGTCTGCTATAGCAAGTGCTCTACATACTAGTTCCAATCCTATTACTGGACAGGTCTCTGCAGCAGTAGAAAAAAATCCCGGTGTGTGGCTGAATACTTCGCAACCTCTCTGCAAAGCTTTCATGGTCACTGATGAGGACATTAG GAAGCAAGAAGAACTTGTACAACAAGTGCGGAAGAAGTTGGAGGAGGCACTGATGGCTGATATGCTAGCACATGCTGAAGAATCTGGAAAGGAGTCAGATATAGCACAAGACAAGGAAGAGGATGTATAG